In the genome of Carya illinoinensis cultivar Pawnee chromosome 13, C.illinoinensisPawnee_v1, whole genome shotgun sequence, the window ttttgagtttaataatttttttaatcaaattaacttcattttgtaaattatttgcagaaatttcttttgattttttcttttgaaacctTTCTAAAGTGTCTTGAAAATTGATCCTTTACTTAGAGCTGAGGATTCTGATTATGAACAAACCATAATCTTCTTGAACTTAAGAAGATATTCTTCTTTGAGCTGTGGATCttgtatttgaaaaattaggtttagtaaaagattttcttgttcttcagtTTTAATTAAAACATTGATTGTTTTATCTGTAGGTTTACAATAAGAATCATTacaattaaaaccaagattaatATTGGGAGAATAAGAGGacttagtttctttttttgtgttttttgtgtttttgtgtttttttgtgtTTAAGAGGACTTAGTTTTAAAGGGATATTCTGAATTATTAAAACTGAACTTATTTATAGAGGAGGAAGaagctatatatatttaaaatatatttatataaatattccgCCGGACGCTTACATCATAATTAGTGATTAAACTGAGACGATATATCCAGCTCCCATAAATGCGCCTAGCCAGCTAGCTAGTTGCCAACCTTGACAATCACAATAATGCTGGTAAAGTACAACCCAAACTCTATATTGTTATAGATTGTGATTACTGGAGTTGGGGTTGCACTTTATTTTCAGACAAGATATAGATTGTGATAACTGCGCTTATCGTTATAATAAGTATGCATGTGTTTTTCTCTTTGGAGTTTGGAcccaaccatgcatgcatgcattttggCGCTTTGGCCCCACGAACATGCAAAACCCCCCACCATTTCAGTAACCCGGCCAATTGggtatacatattatatatgtatatacatgatATGTATATGCTAGACTGACAAATGCTTGATCATGCTGATTGCTGTGCCGGCAGACAGACACAGAATTGACTTGAGTTATATTCATGACAAGCTGGGGCATGCAAATTTCTGGCTACGTATGTAGCTGAGGATCAAGTATTTTAAGTACACCATTAACTTTAGCGAAGTGCATGCAGCATGCTTTTGcataattaatttcttaatttcgttgtgatatattttatgaaactaTTAAATTAGctaagagaaatatatatatatatatatatatatatgatgctatATATTTTCTAAGACATCTAAGActttttgttgcttttttaCAAAATAGTCGTGACAAACGTACGTACCTtatgtatataatatgtgtgtgtgtatgtggcGCCATCAATTAATTATATCGATCGTTCCATGTATATGTTTATGGTATATGCATGGCAagcattttatttgtttgaaagaTGGATATAAACTTGCAGGTAGACCTAGCTTGCAATTAGCTTGAAGCTagtatcatgcatgcatattggtGTCGTTTTGGTAAGACGTACTAAGATGACATATTAATTAAGcgtcatgatcatgatcaccaCTTCACATTTTAGAATGTACCCAACATGATGTGCCACAGAAGGACGTATGGAAACCCAACCAACCGTATCATGACGATCGAGATTCAAATCTATGAAGATAAGTCCTAGTGTGATATTCACTCCGGACGGGCACTATCAACTACTGAATTGTGTTCAATAACATCCCAAATTAACTAGGTGCTGAAAATCGTATCTATAGGGAAGTTTTGACATATTGGGTCTCATCAGCCTTACAAACAACTCACAAGGGACGTACCATTGTGATATAGATTCACTAGCAATTGCAAGAGCACAACTCTTCGCCGACTTAAGCATCAGAGGCAATATTCCCTAATGGGTATCCCGAGTCTTCCTTTCTGGTTTTGAGGTCGTTAGGGCATGTCGTAGACATACTGAGAATTGCATTAACATGTTGTTTAAATTAATCAATGGAGAGATTTGCTCTATCCATGACTTTCAACGACTGGcatttatatatgcatgttcaAATTTCACAAAGTGAAGTACTTGTTGCATGCTCGTGATTTCATCGCGAATATCGGAATGTACCAAAATGATTAAGGCGCGTTTAGAAAGAGGGATCGACCTATAGGCTATATAGCTCTCATCTTGAGCAGTACTTCCACTAGGTCCTATAATGGAGTTCGATTAATTTTGGGCGCAGCTAAAACTAGTTTTTAAAGGATGTGTACATCGATCAGTCTACGCGGGAAAGCTGATTGAGAAAAGCATGTGTACATTAATGCCCTTTTGAGCTCCTTATATGCAAGGTTCTATCATAGAGTGCGGGCATCCTTGGCAGCCAAACATATAtgcatgtataatatatattagagagggggagagattgagagataaaagaagaaaagctgTATGTTATTGATGATCACATCATAATGCACTGCATTATTGTCATCCAATCGCTTTCTGTGGGTGACACGTATAGCTAGCTACGTGCAAATTATATCGATCATTTGTCCACCGCTGTGGAATTACTGCGCGCATTAATATATGTCACCAtttatgtttttcctttttctatccACCTCCTTATTAAATGACCGTAGCCACGTACGGGTCCTCCAACTTACAAAGTaaatgaactatatatatataattaatggcgTTCGCTTGAAAAATGGTACAAGTTAAAGTAATGTATGATCGATTAATGCAAATTGAGAAGACGATTTGATAACTAAGATGATCAGAATTAACAAGCAAAATTACTTGAATAAATACGGTAACTTAATTAACGAAAACCTTGACGGGAGAAAATGAcattctcttcctttctttcacATGCCTAAGGTGTGACCCcgttttttatttgtaataaagATTGGTGCGCGCAGAATTGAAGTTTGGCACAAAACCAGTGCGTTGGGAGTTGGGTGAGAGAAATAGTTTATAAGCATTTTCACAAGTATGTACTGTCCAACTGATCCCCATCCACAGTCACACTTCTTCTTATATAAGAGTCCCATTTGAATTCCCATCTACAAATCCAatcctactctctctctctctctctctctctctctctctctctctctctctctctctctctctctcatggagCATCTCATTTTAGTACTTTATGCTCTCCCTATCTTCTATTTCCTGTTCTTGGTTTGGAAGTGGGTAGATGCAAAAAGGGATCAAGAATGTTACATTTTGGACTACCAGTTGTATAAGCCGACCGATGACAGAATGCTAAACACGGAATTCTGCGGAGAGGTCATCAAGAGGACCAAGAGTCTTGGTCTTCTTGAGTACCAGTTCCTCCTCAAAGCCATTGTGAGCTCCGGCGTTGGCGAGCAAACGTACGCACCAAGGATCATGTTCTCCGGCCGGGAAGATAATCCCACGTTGCAGGATGCGATCTCGGAGATGGAAGAGTTTTTCTTAGACAGCATTTCAAAGCTGTTGGCCAGGTCAGGAATTTCTCCCTCCCAAATCGATGTTCTTGTGGTTAACGTGTCCATGTTTTCCGCGGTTCCTTCTCTTGCCGCTAGGATCATCAACCGTTACAAACTGAGGGATGACACCAAGGTATTCAACCTCACCGGAATGGGGTGCAGTGCTAGCCTCATTTCCGTTGACATAGTCCGATACCTTTTCAAGTCCTACAAGAATCTGAACGCTCTGGTCGTGACTTCTGAGTCCTTGAGTCCAAATTGGTATTCAGGTAATGACAGATCAATGATTCTTGCAAACTGTTTGTTCCGGTCTGGAGGGTGTGCAATCCTTTTGACTAACAAAAGGGCCATGAAACACAAAGCCATGTTCAAATTGAAGTGCCTGGTAAGGACACACAATGGGGCTAGAGATGACTCCTATGGCTGCTGCATACAGAAGGAAGATGAACaagggaggctagggttttatCTAGGGAAGACTCTCCCAAAAGCTGCAACTCGGGCTTTTGTGGATAACCTAAGGGTGATAGCACCCAAAATATTGCCAATGAGGGAACTGCTTAGGTTTCTGGTTGTGTCCTTTGCCAGGAAAATGAGTCATAGCTCCAACAAGAGTACTGCCGGGGGAACCAAAACTATACTGAACTTTAAGACTGGTGTTAATCATTTTTGCATTCACACGGGAGGAAAGGCAGTGATAGATGGCATTGGAGTGAGCCTTGACCTTACTGAGTATGATCTAGAGCCGGCGAGGATGACACTGCACCGATTTGGTAACACATCGGCGAGTAGCCTTTGGTATGTTTTGGGCTACATGGAAGCCAAGAAAAGGCTGAAGAAAGGTAATACAGTATTGATGATAAGCTTTGGTGCTGGCTTCAAATGCAACAGCTGTATGTGGGAGGTGGTGAGGGATCTGCAGAGCAATGGAAATGTCTGGAATGACTTCATTGATGCGTACCCACCAGAGTCCTTGACCAACCCTTTCATGGAGAAGTACGGCTGGATCAACCAGGAAGATCTAAGCACCTTCAAAATCCCAGATCAGTAAAACAGGttaattcagaaaaaaaaaaaaaaaaaaaaacattcttagTTATTGCCATCATCgatttctatttaattaataaagcaaaaaaaaaaagagtttctaTCTCTCATTCTTACTTTCAATTATTTTCTGTAATTTATTATAATGAAGAAGGTTCTTTGGGTGTAACTTTGAGATGCATGTTTCTTACTGTTGAAATCTCCCGATCAATCGCCGGATCATGCCAAGATCTATAGCCCACGCTTTTTACtcaagaataatgatatatacatatatgtctCAATGTACAAATATTGTGCagatattttatattaacaaaaaaagtagatttcactataaaaataaaaaattaaataaaaaatgtaaaaaaacttatattttcATGGTGGCCCCTACATTTACTTGTTTATTTAGAGGTTGTCCCCGGCAATATTACGTACACTTTTACCAAAATTATGTTGAGAAGCCTGCCATCCTACAGCTACCAAAATTATGTTGATAATGATACTGCTTTGTTTCATTTGAAAGAAATCGATATTGTTAAAAACAAGAATGTTTGTACTATTCACAACCATTCCCCCTTGAAATACAGGCCGaaatcatgcattttttttttatatatttatttgatcctTTATTGATTGCCAAAAAGCCcgttcacaaattattttattttacctcattattataatttttttaatttttacacaaatataataaataattaaattttttttaaattttaaaataaaaataatatttaaaaaataatattttaataatattttattcatttataactttcatctcatatttataaccaaacgagacctaaatgttatggttttatttttccgaatttttctttgcatgcaagaaatttataaattgcaTGCATATACAAATTCTAAAATGTCTTGGCTATCTGCCTAGCTACATGTCGGCTTTCATCTTTCCATTTCGATCACGCGGTTCCGCActtgttttaaaattgttgaaggTGTTAGGAGCTAGCATTGATTGCATACACGACTACTGGAAACTTTATTACAACAACTCGTATGCATTAAGTGAAGGGCTGGGATACATTCGGGACAATTCCATTGACACAAAAATGcagatagaaaaaaaataaattaccgTTTATGAAATATGTATTGAGTACTCTAGCTAGCCAACTTCGTATTGTCGTTCGATTGTAGAGCGCGATTTCGTTGGTCTACTTATCAGAAAGGCAGCagtcagaaaatgaaaagaacttGCTTTTGTGTGCGTGAAATTGCCCACGTCTCAAACATTTTTGTGTGCATATATGCATGGCATTCTAGGTAGTTGAAACATagaattttttatgttaattttgTCCTTTTTTGAGACAGAAGAACCTTAATTCAACAACCGTAATAAatcgatcatatatatatatatcatgtactGTTAACCAATTACCTAAATCTGAGTACCATATCCCGAGATTATTTGAAGAAGAGGACTCTGCTATTGTGGACTCTACTGTTCCGTTATTGAAGATAAATCTTCATCCAAAACTACatttgaattgaagtctataTGAGAT includes:
- the LOC122291422 gene encoding 3-ketoacyl-CoA synthase 12-like, which gives rise to MEHLILVLYALPIFYFLFLVWKWVDAKRDQECYILDYQLYKPTDDRMLNTEFCGEVIKRTKSLGLLEYQFLLKAIVSSGVGEQTYAPRIMFSGREDNPTLQDAISEMEEFFLDSISKLLARSGISPSQIDVLVVNVSMFSAVPSLAARIINRYKLRDDTKVFNLTGMGCSASLISVDIVRYLFKSYKNLNALVVTSESLSPNWYSGNDRSMILANCLFRSGGCAILLTNKRAMKHKAMFKLKCLVRTHNGARDDSYGCCIQKEDEQGRLGFYLGKTLPKAATRAFVDNLRVIAPKILPMRELLRFLVVSFARKMSHSSNKSTAGGTKTILNFKTGVNHFCIHTGGKAVIDGIGVSLDLTEYDLEPARMTLHRFGNTSASSLWYVLGYMEAKKRLKKGNTVLMISFGAGFKCNSCMWEVVRDLQSNGNVWNDFIDAYPPESLTNPFMEKYGWINQEDLSTFKIPDQ